In the Carettochelys insculpta isolate YL-2023 chromosome 6, ASM3395843v1, whole genome shotgun sequence genome, ACATGCAGAGAGCTGTGGTATACAGTGTCTTTCATACTAGGAGCCACAAGCTCCATTCCAGCGTTCTGTGGATAGTTCCCTCTAAGATGCACACCTCAGAAGCCACAAATGAGAGAATGAATTAGTGCCCACTTAATTAGTGGTTTGCAGGTGTCATTCTTAAGGTAAGGAGGTGTGCTTAGGGGggtaggtgggaggggcagtgggatgaGGTGAATGGGGAGGCAGTGGTGTGAGGAGAAGTGGGAGGAATTTGGGACATGTGAGGGCTGTGGCTTACAGAGAAAGACGCAACTTCCCCCAGCTCAAGGGCTGTGGCTGTTGTGGTGAGACAGCCCTCTTTCCCAGCTTCAGTTTTGTGACTACTATGGTTGAGGAGAGACCCCTGCTATTAAAACATGAATTGTGCGCACTTATTTGTAGAACAAGAAATTCaaggtttttttaatatatagCACTTTCGATAAAAGTGGTTTCCAATAGTTAACATTACAGACAgtatttggaaagatcattatGGGGTTGCTGCAAATTGCAATTCAGGAAATACTTTTGCAAACTTCAATATCAAAAAGGTCTAGAAAGTAAATGAAAGATCTaaatgacttccccatgttcaacTTTCTAAAAAGGTTAgttttcttccctcttccccattAAGACTGTTTTAACTGGATGTCCAGTTGGGAAAGGATCTGAAAATATTGGCCGGCGACTTGCAAGTCAACAAGACTTGGAAAATAGAGTTGAATCTGTAAAGGCAGATACGCTTTTCAGCACATCTTTCAGTGAAAACTTGTCAACGAAAGGTAAGTGTCTTTCAGTGCCTTGCTAAATGTAATTTAAAAGAGCTTGCTGTATTTTTATGGGGGTAAGGATAGCTTAAAAACCTAATAATTCTTTCAATGTTTAAGTCATTGAAAGCACTGAAGATGAACTGATAAAGTGAGAAGGACTTAAACAAAATTTTGTGGGAAACACAACAGATAATTTATATTAGCTAATCAGGAGAGATGCGTTTTTATCTGCAAAACAACAAATAAATGCATTATGTCATGCCTTGCTTCTTTTGATATTTGACCCTAATTGCCCTCTTAAAAACTGTAACCTGTTTGAGAGATTTTCCTCTTCTGAAACTGAGACTTAAAATACCATGTCTGTGAATGGCACATGGCTTTAAACTTGTAGTGTGTTTTTTTTCATAAATTGAGTTATTGGCAAGTTTTGACTAGTTTGTTAATGTTCTATGAATACTAAGTCTAAccaatattttaaacaaataattttatCAAACTTCTCTCAAGGTACACAAATGATCAGCAAGTCAGAGGAAAACTTGCTAACTCCAAAACATAAGGCAAGTTACCGAATATCTTGGAATGGACCCCGTATGACGGATTCTCATGGCGCCAGCAACAATAAGGCAAGTCTCATGGGATGTCTTGGACCAGAAGGCTGTTCTTCAGAACCTGTTCTTGTAGCTGGAAAGCCACCTGTCATTCCAGATGACTTGAGGTCGTCTACTGCAAATCATAAGCAATATAATAATCCAAGGGAGTACTCGCCCTTTCTGGAGGAAAATAATTCGACTACAGAAAcattaatgaaaattaaaaaagcatTTTCTGAATCTGGAAGTGATCttcaaaatttattaggtgatataaAGTCTTCTGTATTGGATATAACAGAAGAAAAGCTGACTAAACCCTGTGAGACAAGGAGGTTCAGTTCTGAGAATGACCTCTTTGAAACTTCAGCTGAAAGTTTGGGAGTTGAAAAATCCAAACCTCGCTATAATCAGTTTGCTCATAAATCTTATGCCACTGACACACGTCAGACAGGTAAACATGaaatcaaggttgtggagggaaACTGCCTCCCAAATCCTATTGAGAGTGAACTTCAGACCCAGAAATTTGGTATGGAAGTTGCTTCAGAACTTAGTGTGCCTCAGATAATGTGCAGGAAGGACAAATTGACTTTTCAGAACAGTTATTCGAAAGGTAATTCAAAGACAGTAGACTACCTCAAAAGAAAAGAGGATGAGGAACTGGAACAGTCAGAAAGAGTTGCTGAAGATTATGAGCTGAAGTCCCATAATTCAGAAAAAGGTAATACCAAGCCTACTGCTGCAGGGGAGTTCCACAGTTCACGGTTGTTGGAGTCTGGAAACAGACTTGGTAAACAACACTTGCAAACTGGAGGTTGTAATTATACTGTACCTAACACTTTACCAGCTTCTGACCATGGAAAAGTGTCTGACCACGTGCAATGGTTCAACAAACTTTCATTAAACGATCCATGTTCTACAAGTAAAACTAAACCACCTCTGAAGTTTCAACGTACTCCTGTTCGCCAGTCTGTAAGAAGGATAAATTCCCTCTTAGAGTCTAACAGGCAATCTGTGAGCCATAAACTGGCAAAATCTGGTGCTGTTTGTTCTCCTCTTGTTAAATCAGTAAGTTATGATACTGCACTATCCTCCTGCACAGAAACATTCTCAAAGAATTCTGCTGTTTCATTGCTCTGTTGTGAAACTACGCGCACACAAGTTTCTACATCTGAACTAGACTTAAAATTGAAATCTTCAAAATTGATAAATCCCCTAGAGCAAGCTGATTCTTCTCTGGAAACGGTTAGAATCTGCAAACAGAGAGAGATTATTGGTAATACAAAGTCTGCTCTAGAAGATCTAACTAATCGTGAAACACCAAAAGCAGCTGTAAAAATGAACTCCACTGTAAACATTTCAGTTGACACACAAGATAAAAGTACCCTCAGGAAAAGTGttactggaaaagagaaggctcgATACAGGGGATCTCCAAGAAATCCAATATCAAAAGCAAAACTCCTGCCAACTGCTAAACCTGTAGACTTATAGGTATAAATTTGGCTGTTGACTCAATTAGAGCTACTTTCAATAGTTTTCGGGTAAATTAAGTCTGTATATGAttcttagttttgttttttataaaataAGAATTTTTTAACTTGTTCAAGTAAACTATTCTCTATGACATTAGGAATTATTTCATTTACTATGGCTTTGTATGATTACTAGCGTGCTGATTTTAGTTTTGActagatttttaaaagagaaaaatctaGTAAAACTTATGTTACAATAGGTTATGAATCTCTATCTCAGACACTGTCCGTGCTTTTTACAAATAACAGGATATCCTGAGATATTTCAAAATCTTGCAGCTTGTAATCAAGAAAGTAGTATTTCCTTGAGAGAAAATTGCTAGGTATTTAAAAACACCACCAACCCATGCAAAAGCAAATTGATTTATTGTGGACTACAAAAACACATGAAACTCTGTTGTGTTAgttctttaaatacattaaaacacTACAGTaagatttgtcagtttttcagCTTCAGTATCAACGTAGACTTACCTACTGATCCAGTTCTTTTGTGGCCAGGGTATATATATTGTTTTTGGTAGATAGCTCTCCACCCTCACTATTCCTGATAGGGCTATATCTACATAAACAAAAAATGCTCCTATCTAACCGTGTGTGCAAACAAATTGGAGAcatatgaaaaataaatgtgcaGTTAATTACTGACGTATTAGTACTGTACATTTGGCAACATGGGTGTGttgtttttatgtgacatcttCATTTGCAGTCACAATAAAGTGATGTGGGAAATTAATAGCATATATGTTGCTATTTTTTTCTAGAGCAATGTAGTGTAATCATATGATGCAAAATTAAAGTACGCTCTCTGAAATTATggaaaacaaatgtaaaaaagCCATACTGTTCAATTAATTTGCACAAAGAGATGTTTACATCTGTCTTTAACATTAAAGGTGTTTACACCTATGTCGTATCCATTGTAAAATTATTTAAGAGTAAAAACTTCAAACTTTCCATTATTGATTTCTGTATGGGTAGCTTGTTTGCTGGCAGAACTAAAGAGCATTTGGCATATACTTTAATTTTGAGTCTACCAAAAGTGGGGGGTGTTTCAGACAGTGGGGGGTCCCTTGCTTGTGAATGTTCTTTCCACAGCACTGCCCCATATCCTATATAGGGAGGGAAAAAGCTAATGACCTCCCGAGACAATTGGGATAACTTCTGCGtatggtgtggttttttttttttttttttttaaaaagtcctgtgCAACACTACATCCTCTTAACTATACAGTAGACTCCCCCCAAGTTACGCAagggttgcgttcctgggcaacctctgatAACTCAGATTTTGTGCGAATCGGGGGAACCAgagaccaggcagcagcctggatcccagctcccctgggcttgcagaagctgaccggcactggtcaggtttgTTAAATCATGTCTGCTCTCCACTTAGATGTGTGGTTGGCCTGTGCTAAGTGACTCTGGTGCGATTGTTTTATCGGAGTGTATATGTTGAAGGttgaggctgcagcctgagctgtaGAATTCTTCAACCTTAACTCCTAGATCATCAGCTGCCACAATCAGCTGGTTGCTTCTGCAGCCAGTTTCACTTTATCTAGTTCCATGCCTTGTCTGTGCTTTACTCAGATACTGCTCACAGGCAATTTATTGTTTTAGTGGGCACCAGAAAACTGCCTTTGGGACACTGAAGATGGTATAAAATGAGAATTTTTTGTAAAATTTTTTAGTCTGTGTAATTTTAATTTTCTCCTACTTTTTGCATTGCTGTTTAGTGGGGGGGAGAGAAGGCTTGTTTGTTCCAAGGGTGTCATTTTAGATTTTAATGTGGGGCAGACTTAAACTGTGGGCTACCTAGGCAAGTTTTTTGCAGGTAGTAACTTGGAAGATAGTTAACAGAAGTACTAATTTCTGAATTAagaaatatatgtatatacataACATCACTTAGTCCTATTTTAACTTTAGAACAATCAGGCGTTAATACAGCAAGATACCAGAAATACAATTTTGAGACTTTGTACCCTTTCTTTAGCAGAAAAGTAAAAGCTGCTTAAAATCTGTTTTACTTGGcaactgatatttttaaatggctTATGTTCCAAATTGTAAGGAGAAGAACGAGGCATTTAATTTGTTCCAAGGAAGTTAAGATAGATAAATTTTTGAAAACAGAACTGGTGTGATCTAAACCAAGGGATAACACAGGCCTCTCATGTCAAGACTGTCAATGGCTGCTGTTTCGACATAACTATGCGTGCTActgcacaatgcaaccactattttgaaatttcaaaatagcagataccttattttgaaattggtaaacctcattgttcgaggaatagtgcctattttgaaataagctctattccgtttacacagcccctatttcaaaataggctgtattgtatGTAGAcactatttctaaatgcatttgtgcatagctgtgctattttggaatacctctgctggaataatttattcaggaataacactgctgtgtaaatGTAAGTGTTTTTTGAAGCTTCACAGTCATAGATTAAAATTATCATCTCAGACTATGCCTACAGTAGAGGATTTTGTCgataatctggatgctccctgagttttgtcaaggccttctgtcaacagtaaaacagaatgcagcacttttgtcgatgTAATCTGAGCCTGCttcccatgaggaagaatgcctttgctGACAGATTGTCGACAGagagctggtctggatgttccagggggcctacTGTTGATAGACTGGGCTTATGGGACATGGGGCATCCCTGttagctgtgcttctggttggctgttttcttGAGAGAGCAACCAAGCAGTCCAGacacgttctgttgacagagcagatcgctctttcgatctgcttggtAGTCTGGCCACAACTTCTGGACAGAAGGTTCGTTGAAAGACGttaaaagatatcttccaatataTCACTGTAGTGTTGTCCTCTATTCTCTTAAGAGAGTAACTTCTTTGTACTTATGTGATGCTGTCAAAACTGTATCGCTCAACAGCATATTGTAGGTATTGAGATAGAAAAGACTGGTGATTCCTTGGTAAATCTGTGAGAATATTTCAGAATTCAGAAATTGGAaggtcccctcccctctgccaaaATGTGCTTCTTGGCAACTTTAACTTCTCCATTTGGATTACCAGAATTGGCGCTGGTTAAATctccaaatatttttaatttcttcatttAAAATTCACTCCTTGGGTTACAAGCAGGGCAGAAAGCAAACTTCAGTTGAAGATGACTCTTCTATCAGACTTTGTAAAAaaattcatagaatactagaactggaagtgaccttgagaggtcatcaagtccagtctgctgcccttAGGGCAAAACCAAGCACTATTTATGTAACCCCAGTTAGATATTTCTCCAACCTGTTattaaatatctgcagtgatggGGAATTCTACAACcagcctaggcaatttatttcagtgtttaaccaacctgccaggagattttttttttcctcatgggCAATCTGAACCAcgtttgctgcaatttaagcctactgcttcttgtcctagcattagaggctaaggagaataatttttctccctcccctgtgtAAAACCCTTCCTTTGAATTTAGGATTCAATCTTGCAACTTTAATCAGACTTGGCTatttcacaaacagaagttgatctcataaaaaaaaaattgcctcatCCATCTTGTCTTTCTAATCTCCAGGGTCCAACATGGCTACACCAATATTGCAAATACACTTTAATCAATTGCAATTGTGACCTCCAGGGTAGGTGACTAGAGATTTGCCTAGCCAAGGTACTTGCTCCTGCAGGATTCATATCAACAGTCACACTATATTGTCCTGTAAACATACAATTACACCAAGGAAATCAATTCTGAATGGTTGGCTAAAAAGCATGGGAAAAGTCCAGTGTAATTAATTTCTCTTTCCTGAAATAAGTTGTACCTGGCTGGCTACTCATGCCATCTGCTTACTCTTATAATTACACCTGTTAGGTGCAATaagagtttttttgttgttggtggtggtgtttttgtttttttgtttttgtttttgttttttttaaagggtgtCTCTTTAGTCTGGCTTTTTGTACCTCCATGTACTGGCTATTTTCTCTACAGGCACAATCTATGGCTGATTTGACCTATTTATCAGCACAGTGGGCTTTCCATTCAAACCAACTTGCCCAGTCACGGAAAGTAGGCTGCTGAAATGTCTCAGATTTATGGGTGTCTGTAGTGAGCCagtgtggcctcctgctgactcagaggcagaggaggctgcgcagaggccctggtgggcaggcctggagccagaacactAGGGGCCCGCCCCTCAGGGGGCGGGGCCTAcggccagaagggccaagggcggggctcgggacccattaaagcctgggcctccaggcagggagggagcgccTGCGTGAgctgccaggggcagagggcctgctgctgcctgattggtccggaggagcaagcccccagtggcccagagcaaccacggatccagatgccccaggggacctacccggacttcccagatctgccaggaccctcacgccggtggagaaccccccgccttggaggaaaccctggGCCCTGCCAGTCTGACAAGGGCTAGTGACcatgaggccccaggagcggcctgtcccggagctccggcgggcccctgcagcccccaagcccaggatcgcctcgggcccaccgtgctaccgccgccgactaccccaatgatgtggacatgaccGACTGGCCCAAGCCCCCAAAGGTAGCGATCTGGAGGGggctgaccctgcaggaccccctgaccagatggattgGGACCTTTCCccggtagaggtaggaagtggcccggggaatgctgctcccgaacccatggcggtgtgttgcagcctggatccccaccgccgtggtcgtgtgtgagtgaccacccccccccccccccccggaccgGGTCGCagaggtgtgggagggcctgcgaccccctaccccccttcCCTCACAGGGCGAGCCCTCACtgggcttgtgctccaaacccttgtgctgctgccctgcccccaaactgagggctgggcttggcttgtactataaactgtgaactgctgcctgccctgaagtaagggctgggcctgtgttgtAACCCTTTTGTTGCTGTGCTGTAACCCTTTTGTTGCTGTGctgccctgagccaagggctggacCTCCCCAGACCGCCATGTGGCTGCAGTCCCCTCTGGGCTAACGGCACTGCCCTCGCACCGGACGCCTACAGTGTCCCTTTCAGACTCCTAATTGGAGGAAGTAATGTATAGAGAAGAGTTGGCCTTTAAACCCTAGTTTGTTTAAGTCAGGGGTCTTAAACtttgaggtggagtgctgaaatttgatctggTGGTCTAAGTACAGTATACACCTGAGATAGGCGCACTTGAATTGTGCTTATCTTGGGTTAACagctctgaggggcagggcattagcaccagctccctgccactcaaaggagcagggaaactgaccagtttggTATGAATGGAAAgttgactgccacccctgacaggacaGGTTTTCCTGTTCCTgtcagggggcagcagctgagatgcCGCCTCTGAGAGGAGCAGCTTCTGCCCTTGACaggagccaagagtcaggctgctgtccctgagagGAGTTTCCCCGGTCCTCTAAGCAGCGGGCAGCTCAGACCCAGGCCTCCACTGCCTGTTGCTCACAGGAAACAGGACCCTGACGAGGACtgctgtgttggtcagtttcctggctctcctgaattgcacaaaatttgatttacatgtggttgtgcaagaacacaacctctggTTAAGCCAGGGTCTACTGTACCAGCGGTACTTTTAAAGGTCAGTAGTAGTCCTactttcaacagcttcattaatcaatACATTAAGATGtgaagctttaccatttaggtgatggttggtagcattatctggccttttgttaatccacaggtggcatggctttgagcatgtTCCCAGCTACATgcgggaggaggagtgggactgagcacctgccttgcatgctgacgAAAATTGAGAGGGAGAGTATTCTTATCTACCAGCTCACATTGTCTTAATGGACCAGATGTAACATATCAACACAAGAGTCAAagggaagaatattggcattcgagaggcgttacagaaagatcctgagaataggatggatgcagaaggttaccaacaaggaattatgtaggaagatacaaagagaacctactgcagaaggttatacaatggaaattacagctattcaggcatacttgcagaatgaacaatgaacaaaaaatcaagaccctggtattcagcatcatggatggttcgaataggagaggcagaccccccagagaatggatagattggtggggagctactctacagaaactaaaccactctgcactggacagggaaagatggaaggaaatagtgagagaggcatcagacgcccgTGGTGGTTGATGGTGATGATCAATACACCATGAGCTGGTAGCTACTGGTGCAGTTACCCTTAAGAGGGAGCatgttctcttttttgttttaggGTAGGTCACTAACGCCtgtggctgctgacccctgcttttaGGTTTTcacacacactgccccctgcttttctctctctgtgGCACATATATGTGCTAACGATAGGGTGCCCATCTGTCCTGGTGTTTGCACGAGAATCCCGTATTTGGACTGCCAGGAGGGTGTCCCCATTTATTTTATCAAAGGGGCTGATTTCCCTGTATTTTTCAGATGGCTTCTTCCCCCAactaggggagccaggagctggacctgccCTGTGACTGTCCCAGcttccctcatctggcagagctgggtctcaGACCGCATGGCAGCTTTCCCAAGCTGGGATCTGGACTCACACTATAGCTACCCCTGCAgcttcccttggctgggggagtggggagctggactacctggcagcccagctccccctgccccctgcagctcccttgtggtggcagccccccaacttcccctggctgcaggagctgggagccaggcccagccctcgtcgccccccccaccccagttcccctcagctgggggagctggagcgGCAGCATTGTGGCCCCCAGCCGCTGGAAGGCAAGCGCCTCGCTGGGAGGGTGACAGCCCCAGACAAAGCAGCCAACTCCCAGGCCCAGTAACCAGCCCTCCCGTTTTGACCGGGGCGGTATCATTCCCCTCCGCCCATATGTGGCCCGGGGACATAGGGTGTCCCTAACTATGCGGATCTGGGAAGGTAACTGAGGTCAGAGCCTGGGGGCCTGTGCTGCGCGTGTCCCGCATGCTGCTGCCTCTCTACAGAGCGGCGCTGACCGGCTGCCCGGGCCGCGCTGCGTGTAGAGCGGCCAGTCGCCCCGGCCAGCCGGGCGCCCCCTGCTGCTGCGGCGGCTCGCTCAAGCGGATGCTCTTTCCAACAGCCCTCCCCcggcacctgcagcagcagcagccgcccagCGAGGCGGGGGAAGGGGGCGGTGACTGCGCATGAATGGTCACAGCCcgggctgccccctcctcctgcttgtAGCTTCCCTCCGCTTGGGCCGTACCAGCCGCACGCTGAGAGCTCGTCTTCGCCTTCCCTGGCGCCGGGCGGTGAGTACCGCGCGTCCTCCCTTGCCGCAGCCGGGGCGGCTGGCGGGGCGCGGCGCGGGGGAGGAGCGGGGCTttgttccctgctgctgctgctgctgctgagcccggCTCTGCAGAGGGCAGGATCCTTTGGGGTGGGTTTAGTATTTAAGATCGGGGCTCTCGCGGGTCCGGAGAGGGGGCGCCCAGAGCTGTGGGTCAGACACGCACACAGGAGGCAGATCTCCTCCttagctgtgggggagccgggtACCTTCCGTTTTTCTTTCAAATGCACAAGGTTATGATTGCCAGGGAGCGGGATGGAGCTTTGTCATGGAGATCCAGTGACAGAGCAAGGATGTGAGGCGTTATGAGCCACGCACAGTGAAGACGATGATCTCCGATTGTTTTTTTTTGTAGGTGGGATTTCTCTGCCATTATTACCTGCGGGCTCACTGTAATTTATTGTACATTATTGCGTTAGAAAAAATACCCtaaagggggagagagagcttTACGTCTCTGGCTTGGAAAAGCAAGGTAAATTAATAATGTAGATTTTCGTTAGATTGACCAATGTGCTAGTGACTCCATTTTTCTATGACAACAACCTTCtgcatttgaaagaaaaatggaaC is a window encoding:
- the LOC142014415 gene encoding rho GTPase-activating protein 11A-like isoform X1, with amino-acid sequence MAGGSGAVVRLAVLQQLRAAYGIKVKSGSCREAAGKQSGAASTEGKVFGISLHSLPQSFVPEYGSIPSFLVDACKYLEEHVQTEGLFRKSGSFVRLKTLKSQLDQGEDCLSSALPCDVAGLLKLFFRELPEPILPTDLQAALFKAQQLENEEKNTATLLLSCLVSDRTIDTLRYFFNFLRNVSLRSHENKMDSSNLAVIFAPNLLHSSDNEKMSVNTERKLRLQAAVVQTLIDHAANIGRVPELILEKIPAMLGIDDLDATPSLKGNEEYDSPAQCNRRRRRSVGDIVSGTLNKLKSNRTPSTTPQQDRNVSSPVTPVILTPSIKRKLPTDSSQGFSSKKRRSLKHNFAFELLSSSLFSSGSTPASAQLEASPCVSLESSQTSLSPSVNNEKPLSSSGNRRSKRIASKKICRVESGKTGCFSPKISRKEMVRRSLRLKFSLGKSNKDTVLTGCPVGKGSENIGRRLASQQDLENRVESVKADTLFSTSFSENLSTKGTQMISKSEENLLTPKHKASYRISWNGPRMTDSHGASNNKASLMGCLGPEGCSSEPVLVAGKPPVIPDDLRSSTANHKQYNNPREYSPFLEENNSTTETLMKIKKAFSESGSDLQNLLGDIKSSVLDITEEKLTKPCETRRFSSENDLFETSAESLGVEKSKPRYNQFAHKSYATDTRQTGKHEIKVVEGNCLPNPIESELQTQKFGMEVASELSVPQIMCRKDKLTFQNSYSKGNSKTVDYLKRKEDEELEQSERVAEDYELKSHNSEKGNTKPTAAGEFHSSRLLESGNRLGKQHLQTGGCNYTVPNTLPASDHGKVSDHVQWFNKLSLNDPCSTSKTKPPLKFQRTPVRQSVRRINSLLESNRQSVSHKLAKSGAVCSPLVKSVSYDTALSSCTETFSKNSAVSLLCCETTRTQVSTSELDLKLKSSKLINPLEQADSSLETVRICKQREIIGNTKSALEDLTNRETPKAAVKMNSTVNISVDTQDKSTLRKSVTGKEKARYRGSPRNPISKAKLLPTAKPVDL
- the LOC142014415 gene encoding rho GTPase-activating protein 11A-like isoform X2, which encodes MAGGSGAVVRLAVLQQLRAAYGIKVKSGSCREAAGKQSGAASTEGKVFGISLHSLPQSFVPEYGSIPSFLVDACKYLEEHVQTEGLFRKSGSFVRLKTLKSQLDQGEDCLSSALPCDVAGLLKLFFRELPEPILPTDLQAALFKAQQLENEEKNTATLLLSCLVSDRTIDTLRYFFNFLRNVSLRSHENKMDSSNLAVIFAPNLLHSSDNEKMSVNTERKLRLQAAVVQTLIDHAANIGRVPELILEKIPAMLGIDDLDATPSLKGNEEYDSPAQCNRRRRRSVGDIVSGTLNKLKSNRTPSTTPQQDRNVTPVILTPSIKRKLPTDSSQGFSSKKRRSLKHNFAFELLSSSLFSSGSTPASAQLEASPCVSLESSQTSLSPSVNNEKPLSSSGNRRSKRIASKKICRVESGKTGCFSPKISRKEMVRRSLRLKFSLGKSNKDTVLTGCPVGKGSENIGRRLASQQDLENRVESVKADTLFSTSFSENLSTKGTQMISKSEENLLTPKHKASYRISWNGPRMTDSHGASNNKASLMGCLGPEGCSSEPVLVAGKPPVIPDDLRSSTANHKQYNNPREYSPFLEENNSTTETLMKIKKAFSESGSDLQNLLGDIKSSVLDITEEKLTKPCETRRFSSENDLFETSAESLGVEKSKPRYNQFAHKSYATDTRQTGKHEIKVVEGNCLPNPIESELQTQKFGMEVASELSVPQIMCRKDKLTFQNSYSKGNSKTVDYLKRKEDEELEQSERVAEDYELKSHNSEKGNTKPTAAGEFHSSRLLESGNRLGKQHLQTGGCNYTVPNTLPASDHGKVSDHVQWFNKLSLNDPCSTSKTKPPLKFQRTPVRQSVRRINSLLESNRQSVSHKLAKSGAVCSPLVKSVSYDTALSSCTETFSKNSAVSLLCCETTRTQVSTSELDLKLKSSKLINPLEQADSSLETVRICKQREIIGNTKSALEDLTNRETPKAAVKMNSTVNISVDTQDKSTLRKSVTGKEKARYRGSPRNPISKAKLLPTAKPVDL
- the LOC142014415 gene encoding rho GTPase-activating protein 11A-like isoform X3; translated protein: MAGGSGAVVRLAVLQQLRAAYGIKVKSGSCREAAGKQSGAASTEGKVFGISLHSLPQSFVPEYGSIPSFLVDACKYLEEHVQTEGLFRKSGSFVRLKTLKSQLDQGEDCLSSALPCDVAGLLKLFFRELPEPILPTDLQAALFKAQQLENEEKNTATLLLSCLVSDRTIDTLRYFFNFLRNVSLRSHENKMDSSNLAVIFAPNLLHSSDNEKMSVNTERKLRLQAAVVQTLIDHAANIGRVPELILEKIPAMLGIDDLDATPSLKGNEEYDSPAQCNRRRRRSVGVTPVILTPSIKRKLPTDSSQGFSSKKRRSLKHNFAFELLSSSLFSSGSTPASAQLEASPCVSLESSQTSLSPSVNNEKPLSSSGNRRSKRIASKKICRVESGKTGCFSPKISRKEMVRRSLRLKFSLGKSNKDTVLTGCPVGKGSENIGRRLASQQDLENRVESVKADTLFSTSFSENLSTKGTQMISKSEENLLTPKHKASYRISWNGPRMTDSHGASNNKASLMGCLGPEGCSSEPVLVAGKPPVIPDDLRSSTANHKQYNNPREYSPFLEENNSTTETLMKIKKAFSESGSDLQNLLGDIKSSVLDITEEKLTKPCETRRFSSENDLFETSAESLGVEKSKPRYNQFAHKSYATDTRQTGKHEIKVVEGNCLPNPIESELQTQKFGMEVASELSVPQIMCRKDKLTFQNSYSKGNSKTVDYLKRKEDEELEQSERVAEDYELKSHNSEKGNTKPTAAGEFHSSRLLESGNRLGKQHLQTGGCNYTVPNTLPASDHGKVSDHVQWFNKLSLNDPCSTSKTKPPLKFQRTPVRQSVRRINSLLESNRQSVSHKLAKSGAVCSPLVKSVSYDTALSSCTETFSKNSAVSLLCCETTRTQVSTSELDLKLKSSKLINPLEQADSSLETVRICKQREIIGNTKSALEDLTNRETPKAAVKMNSTVNISVDTQDKSTLRKSVTGKEKARYRGSPRNPISKAKLLPTAKPVDL